The Bacillus sp. Marseille-Q1617 genome has a segment encoding these proteins:
- a CDS encoding YndM family protein, which translates to MKHIKAFAIKFVATFVLLYLILAGVQAITFGDVFLISLVLGSIAYLLGDLFLLPRTSNTVAALADFGLAFILIYFMTDGMTDGGTYLIRSILAALALMVFELFFHRYVVRDILPNRSNKRKAPANLQYQTEASEQIHPEFPTKLTDEFHMKNRDKE; encoded by the coding sequence ATGAAGCATATTAAAGCATTTGCCATTAAATTTGTGGCAACCTTTGTACTTCTATATTTGATCCTTGCAGGTGTACAAGCCATTACCTTTGGAGATGTTTTTCTTATATCATTAGTGTTGGGATCAATTGCTTATTTACTTGGAGATCTGTTTTTGCTTCCAAGAACAAGTAATACAGTAGCCGCACTGGCTGATTTTGGACTTGCATTTATCTTGATTTACTTTATGACGGATGGAATGACGGATGGCGGTACTTATTTAATAAGATCTATTCTTGCTGCTCTAGCATTAATGGTGTTTGAACTGTTTTTCCATAGGTATGTAGTTCGTGATATCTTACCTAATCGGTCAAATAAAAGAAAAGCGCCGGCCAATCTTCAGTATCAGACTGAAGCTTCAGAACAAATTCATCCCGAATTCCCAACAAAACTCACGGATGAATTCCATATGAAAAACAGAGACAAGGAATAA
- a CDS encoding amino acid permease, with translation MANGCTNTNGSGSGGKGSMSWWHLSLIGVGCTIGTGYFLGSSIGIKQTGPSIVFSFVLAAVGTYIVYNLLAKMTAEDPQEGSFCYYAAKAFGKWAGFSCGWNYWCSNILIMGSQLTALAILSQFWFPRIQLWVFASGYAVLSLLIVILGTKSFDKAEGIFAVIKTSAIIMFIVIAALALFGVIEGKGEIPEFLFNQNSLFPEGLKGLWASLIYAFYAYGGIEVIGLMAMELKDKKEAPKAGNVMLLILTLIYVASLAMAVLLVSLEAFNDKESPFVTALSMHNLPFFPHVFNGAIIIAGFSALTAALFGVTSLLVTLAKDGDAPKIFEKKLKKPRDLPLPSLGLATTGLIASVITALLLPGKVYEYLTTAAGILLLYNWAFIILSAFKILKQKRSGIILSIFGLALLFSAVTGTIIEKSIRFGFYISLLLVALIALVAFLMNKKWKKEHTA, from the coding sequence ATGGCAAATGGCTGCACGAATACAAATGGGTCTGGCTCTGGCGGGAAAGGAAGCATGAGTTGGTGGCACCTCTCTCTGATCGGAGTGGGCTGTACGATTGGAACTGGCTATTTCCTGGGTTCTTCCATCGGAATCAAACAGACCGGTCCTTCCATCGTATTCTCGTTCGTCCTTGCTGCGGTTGGAACGTACATTGTCTATAATCTGCTTGCGAAAATGACAGCCGAGGACCCGCAGGAAGGGTCTTTCTGTTATTACGCAGCTAAAGCTTTCGGCAAATGGGCAGGCTTCAGCTGCGGATGGAATTATTGGTGTTCAAATATATTGATCATGGGCAGCCAGCTGACAGCATTGGCCATTCTTTCGCAATTTTGGTTTCCACGTATTCAACTATGGGTATTTGCAAGCGGTTATGCCGTTCTCTCCCTGTTGATTGTGATCCTGGGAACGAAAAGTTTTGACAAAGCTGAAGGCATATTTGCCGTAATAAAGACATCAGCCATCATTATGTTCATTGTGATTGCGGCGCTTGCCCTTTTTGGTGTAATTGAAGGCAAAGGAGAGATTCCAGAATTTTTATTCAATCAGAATTCCCTTTTCCCTGAAGGGTTGAAAGGTTTATGGGCATCCTTGATTTATGCATTTTATGCATACGGGGGTATCGAGGTGATCGGCCTGATGGCGATGGAGTTGAAGGATAAAAAGGAGGCTCCCAAAGCGGGGAATGTCATGCTTCTCATCCTGACGTTGATCTATGTGGCATCTTTGGCAATGGCTGTATTACTCGTTTCTCTAGAAGCCTTTAATGATAAAGAAAGTCCTTTTGTGACGGCACTGAGTATGCACAATCTCCCTTTCTTCCCTCATGTATTCAATGGTGCTATCATCATTGCCGGCTTTTCAGCACTTACGGCTGCACTCTTCGGCGTGACTAGCCTGCTTGTCACTCTTGCCAAAGACGGCGATGCCCCGAAAATCTTTGAAAAGAAGCTGAAGAAGCCAAGGGACCTTCCACTTCCCTCATTGGGTCTTGCTACTACAGGACTGATTGCTTCAGTGATCACGGCTCTCCTCCTGCCCGGGAAAGTATATGAATATTTAACCACAGCTGCTGGAATCCTGCTCCTTTATAACTGGGCATTTATCATCCTCTCGGCTTTTAAAATTTTGAAACAAAAACGCTCGGGCATCATTCTTAGCATATTTGGGCTGGCTCTTCTGTTTTCCGCTGTAACGGGGACAATCATAGAGAAAAGTATCCGATTCGGTTTTTATATTTCATTATTGCTGGTAGCTCTGATTGCCCTCGTCGCCTTCTTGATGAATAAGAAATGGAAGAAAGAACATACTGCTTAA
- a CDS encoding MFS transporter: MKEQYKSDNKVSNWCVVSMASIPLVMTLGNSMLIPVLPIFESKVGISSFQTSMIITSYSIASIFLIPVAGYLSDRLGRKIVIIPSLILALIGGLVAGYASWKINEPFTWIIIGRVLQGVGAAGAAPIILPLVGDLYKDDDEKTSSCLGIIETSNTFGKVLSPILGALFAAFLWYLPFFSISFFSLISIVLVLFFIKAPKEKEEPVKLNVFLKKTKEIFKNEGKWIFTVFTIGIFAMYVLFAVLFFLSDILEKTHNLYGVKKGFVLAIPLLFLCISSFITGRKIKGELKLMKKIIMVSLLAMAGSVSFVGFASDQLLMLLTVTSFLGLSIGALLPTLDAMITENIEKEERGTISSFYSSSRFIGVAAGPPLMSIFMKDFLNGSFIAAGILALVVLGMVFIFIKAEAKPKLEEATV, translated from the coding sequence ATGAAGGAACAATATAAAAGCGATAATAAAGTCAGTAATTGGTGTGTCGTCAGCATGGCTTCCATCCCCTTGGTCATGACTTTGGGAAATTCAATGCTGATACCGGTCCTGCCCATATTTGAAAGTAAGGTTGGCATTTCTTCTTTTCAAACAAGTATGATCATTACTTCCTATTCAATTGCTTCCATATTTCTAATACCGGTTGCAGGATATTTGTCTGACCGCCTCGGGAGAAAGATTGTGATCATACCAAGCTTGATTCTTGCTCTTATCGGTGGCCTGGTTGCCGGATATGCCTCATGGAAAATCAATGAACCCTTTACGTGGATCATTATCGGACGAGTCCTTCAAGGAGTCGGTGCAGCGGGTGCAGCGCCGATTATTCTTCCCCTTGTAGGGGATCTTTACAAGGATGATGACGAGAAAACCAGTTCCTGTCTTGGGATCATTGAAACCTCAAACACGTTCGGAAAAGTACTGAGCCCCATTCTTGGAGCGCTATTTGCCGCGTTTCTATGGTATCTGCCATTCTTTTCGATTTCCTTTTTCAGTTTAATATCAATCGTCTTAGTCCTATTCTTTATAAAGGCGCCGAAGGAAAAAGAGGAACCGGTTAAATTGAACGTTTTCCTCAAAAAGACAAAAGAAATATTTAAAAATGAAGGAAAATGGATTTTCACTGTGTTTACCATAGGTATCTTCGCCATGTATGTACTTTTTGCCGTCCTGTTTTTCTTGTCAGACATTCTCGAAAAGACACACAACCTTTACGGTGTGAAAAAAGGATTTGTGTTGGCCATTCCACTCCTTTTCCTATGTATTTCTTCCTTCATCACCGGACGGAAGATAAAAGGGGAATTGAAATTAATGAAAAAAATCATCATGGTCAGTCTGTTGGCCATGGCTGGAAGTGTTTCCTTTGTGGGGTTTGCAAGTGATCAATTACTCATGCTTCTCACCGTGACAAGCTTTCTTGGTCTATCCATCGGGGCATTGCTGCCTACCTTGGATGCGATGATTACGGAGAATATCGAAAAAGAGGAACGGGGGACGATTTCATCCTTTTACAGTTCCTCCCGTTTTATCGGTGTAGCGGCCGGACCGCCCCTGATGTCCATATTTATGAAGGATTTTCTCAATGGCAGCTTTATTGCTGCAGGGATACTTGCTCTTGTCGTTTTGGGCATGGTATTCATATTTATCAAAGCAGAAGCAAAACCTAAATTAGAGGAAGCGACAGTATAG
- a CDS encoding protoporphyrinogen oxidase: protein MKKVVVVGGGITGLITMYHLDKLKRENNIDIELILVERDQELGGKIKTVKEHPFIMETGADSIVARNEGVLALIEELQLEDELVYNETGLSYIYMNAKLHKIPEDTIFGIPMSIESLMESTLVSEDGKREACKDLETPNKIFTKESSVGEFLEAFFGRELVENQIAPVLSGVYSGNLHDLTMSSTLPYLVDYKNQYGSIIKGLEANKERFKSSSKGKFISFRNGLSALIDRLEQVIEDADIIKGEELINLKQYEDKYELTFTDRKQVEADYVVFSTPHDVTQMILNDPLMDQHFSLLKNSSLTSIYIGFDVKDDILPENGTGFITSHGSDVLCDACTWTSRKWKHTAEEHELLVRLFYKSSNPHYRELKGLSEEDLTNVALKDISKSLAINERPVSVKVTEWKDLMPNYHLQHSEAVNSLQHTLSENYPNVTLAGASYFGVGIGACIQNGKHTAEAIIEKIIR, encoded by the coding sequence ATGAAAAAGGTTGTTGTAGTTGGCGGGGGCATCACAGGACTCATAACGATGTACCATCTCGATAAATTAAAAAGAGAAAATAATATTGATATCGAATTGATACTGGTCGAACGTGATCAAGAGCTTGGCGGAAAGATTAAAACCGTAAAGGAACATCCGTTCATCATGGAGACGGGGGCAGACTCGATTGTTGCAAGAAATGAGGGTGTGCTGGCTTTAATAGAAGAATTGCAGCTAGAGGATGAACTTGTGTATAACGAAACAGGGCTATCCTATATCTACATGAACGCGAAGCTGCATAAGATTCCCGAAGATACGATTTTCGGTATTCCGATGAGTATAGAATCGTTAATGGAAAGTACGTTGGTTTCAGAAGATGGCAAACGTGAAGCGTGTAAGGATTTGGAAACTCCCAACAAGATATTTACAAAAGAGAGTTCGGTAGGTGAATTTTTGGAAGCGTTCTTTGGGCGGGAACTTGTCGAGAACCAAATTGCACCTGTACTATCCGGTGTGTACTCAGGAAACCTTCATGATTTGACGATGTCTAGTACGCTTCCGTATTTGGTGGATTATAAAAATCAATATGGAAGTATCATCAAAGGGCTTGAAGCAAATAAAGAAAGATTTAAGAGTTCCTCCAAAGGGAAATTCATCTCTTTCCGAAACGGGTTATCTGCTCTGATAGACCGGCTTGAACAGGTGATAGAAGATGCTGATATTATTAAGGGTGAAGAACTTATTAACCTGAAGCAGTATGAAGATAAGTACGAGCTCACTTTTACTGACAGAAAGCAGGTTGAGGCCGATTATGTAGTTTTTTCAACACCACATGATGTTACACAAATGATTTTGAACGATCCTCTAATGGATCAACACTTCAGCCTATTGAAAAATTCATCTCTCACAAGCATTTATATAGGGTTTGATGTAAAGGATGATATTCTTCCTGAAAATGGAACAGGATTTATTACATCGCATGGCAGTGATGTTCTATGCGATGCTTGTACGTGGACAAGCCGAAAATGGAAGCATACAGCAGAGGAACATGAATTGTTGGTAAGATTATTCTACAAAAGTTCCAATCCTCATTACCGAGAATTAAAGGGCCTTAGTGAAGAGGATCTTACAAACGTAGCACTTAAGGATATATCAAAAAGTCTGGCCATTAACGAAAGACCGGTATCCGTTAAGGTCACCGAGTGGAAAGACCTTATGCCGAACTACCATTTGCAGCACAGCGAGGCAGTGAACTCACTTCAACATACACTTAGTGAGAACTATCCTAATGTGACACTTGCGGGCGCGTCTTATTTCGGAGTCGGAATCGGTGCTTGTATTCAAAATGGAAAGCATACGGCTGAAGCCATTATTGAAAAAATAATCAGATAA
- the spoIIP gene encoding stage II sporulation protein P: MKSLARMMVLGIILLYFSVWLISATAIKLKVDTLFYSTVSDMVPKETLLKLLSEEITSLRVMNEEELESDFDWLESVTNVSLFDPRSLFGREIPGIENYHTQIAVAGKGTDITNLPVESPAPTEEQLKNQEFDQKQIDRANGDSGETVEEVDKKSVFIYHSHSWEAFSPLIKNNQTENPASTNEKVNVIAIGSKLQQELAKRGIGAVQDKTDTTQALKEKNWTYYESYKLSREQVQEALAGNNDLNYLIDIHRDSQPREITTKTINGKQYARLFFIVGKENKNFEKNLAIAKELNGALEKKYPGISRGVFVKTKAEGNGVYNQDLTERAMLLEFGGVENNLVELYNSTEAFAEIFAEFYKEDVVEVNG; this comes from the coding sequence ATGAAATCTTTAGCAAGAATGATGGTTCTCGGAATTATCCTTCTTTATTTTTCCGTCTGGCTTATATCTGCGACGGCAATCAAGCTGAAGGTGGACACGCTGTTTTACTCGACAGTATCTGATATGGTACCGAAAGAGACCCTCTTGAAGCTTCTATCTGAAGAGATTACTTCACTCAGGGTAATGAATGAAGAGGAATTGGAGTCCGACTTTGACTGGCTTGAAAGTGTAACCAATGTCTCGTTGTTTGATCCCCGCAGTTTATTTGGAAGAGAGATACCGGGGATTGAAAATTACCATACCCAGATAGCCGTAGCGGGGAAAGGGACGGATATAACCAACCTGCCTGTAGAATCGCCCGCACCGACTGAGGAACAATTGAAGAATCAGGAGTTTGATCAGAAACAGATTGACCGGGCAAATGGCGACAGTGGAGAAACCGTTGAAGAAGTCGATAAGAAATCTGTCTTTATTTATCATTCCCACAGCTGGGAAGCATTTAGCCCGCTTATTAAAAATAATCAAACCGAAAATCCTGCCAGTACGAATGAAAAAGTAAACGTCATTGCGATCGGGTCAAAGCTTCAACAAGAACTTGCGAAAAGAGGGATAGGTGCCGTACAGGATAAGACAGATACTACGCAGGCACTGAAAGAGAAGAACTGGACCTATTATGAGTCATATAAATTATCAAGGGAGCAGGTTCAAGAAGCACTTGCCGGAAATAATGACCTCAATTACCTGATTGATATCCACCGTGACTCCCAGCCCAGGGAAATCACCACTAAAACAATTAATGGGAAGCAATATGCACGATTATTCTTTATCGTAGGTAAAGAAAACAAGAATTTCGAAAAAAATCTGGCCATCGCCAAAGAATTGAATGGCGCACTCGAAAAGAAATATCCCGGCATCAGCCGCGGGGTATTTGTTAAAACGAAAGCTGAAGGAAACGGTGTCTACAATCAGGACTTGACCGAGCGAGCCATGCTCCTGGAATTCGGTGGTGTAGAAAATAATTTAGTCGAGCTCTATAATTCAACGGAAGCATTTGCAGAAATCTTCGCAGAGTTTTACAAGGAAGATGTTGTAGAAGTTAATGGATAA
- a CDS encoding Fur-regulated basic protein FbpA, whose protein sequence is MGKIIRHTLERRREELINKLITYNIFKKNGKQLFELTLQELEKEYQEAKSHCHPHSSASSIHWKNVKARPSAR, encoded by the coding sequence ATGGGAAAAATCATTCGACATACTTTAGAAAGACGCCGGGAGGAGCTTATAAACAAACTGATCACCTATAACATTTTCAAGAAGAACGGCAAACAACTGTTTGAATTGACCCTGCAAGAACTCGAAAAGGAGTATCAAGAGGCAAAAAGTCATTGCCATCCTCACAGCAGCGCTTCCTCCATCCATTGGAAAAATGTAAAGGCCCGTCCCTCGGCACGTTAA
- a CDS encoding four-helix bundle copper-binding protein → MSHEKYQSLVQTLHECMEACNHCYDACLGEDDVKMMADCIRLDRECSDMCGFLEQALVRGTPFASELASVCASICEACGNECKKHDHDHCQKCADACFKCAEACRNIA, encoded by the coding sequence ATGTCACACGAAAAGTATCAATCATTAGTACAAACATTACATGAGTGTATGGAGGCTTGCAATCATTGTTACGATGCATGCCTTGGTGAGGATGATGTTAAAATGATGGCGGATTGTATCCGTTTAGATCGTGAATGCTCAGACATGTGCGGATTTTTAGAACAGGCACTGGTAAGAGGCACGCCGTTTGCATCCGAGCTTGCTTCAGTATGTGCATCCATCTGTGAAGCTTGCGGAAACGAATGCAAAAAGCATGACCACGATCACTGTCAAAAATGCGCAGATGCCTGCTTTAAGTGTGCAGAAGCTTGCAGAAATATCGCATAA
- a CDS encoding dimethylarginine dimethylaminohydrolase family protein: protein MNQNQVCCHNEFASLKEVILCPPNYMKIVDVINETQRRYHKENIDVEKAVSQHATFLEILKSNGIETHLLSPDEAFPEQVFTRDIGFTVGKTLFISDMKMPVRQGEEGELKKWLSSRGLPYIDLIEDETEGGDVLVHGRTVYIGLSDRTTPGAVERIQSYLPDYEVISLPIHEDILHLDCIFNILSDKDALIHREGLLEEDVNRLASEFHLIDVSREEQFTMGVNVLSIGNKKVISLPINKEVNGKLRERGYEVIEVEFDEIIKSGGSFRCCTLPLLRQ, encoded by the coding sequence ATGAACCAGAATCAAGTATGCTGCCATAATGAATTTGCTTCTTTAAAAGAAGTCATTTTATGTCCGCCGAACTATATGAAAATTGTTGATGTGATTAATGAAACTCAACGACGCTACCATAAAGAGAATATAGATGTAGAAAAAGCCGTCTCACAACATGCAACATTCCTTGAAATATTGAAATCAAACGGAATTGAAACCCACTTGCTGTCACCGGACGAAGCATTTCCTGAACAAGTCTTTACAAGGGATATCGGGTTCACGGTGGGCAAAACTTTATTCATCTCGGATATGAAAATGCCAGTCAGACAAGGTGAAGAAGGTGAACTGAAAAAATGGCTGTCCAGCCGAGGCCTGCCATACATAGATCTCATTGAAGATGAAACTGAGGGCGGTGATGTGCTTGTACATGGAAGAACCGTGTACATCGGCCTGAGTGATAGGACGACACCAGGTGCAGTAGAACGAATTCAGTCATACCTGCCAGACTACGAAGTCATCTCCCTGCCGATTCATGAAGATATCCTTCATCTTGATTGTATCTTTAACATCCTTTCCGACAAGGATGCACTTATCCATCGTGAAGGATTATTGGAAGAAGACGTTAACCGACTGGCTTCTGAATTTCACTTGATCGATGTCTCACGAGAGGAACAATTCACCATGGGAGTAAATGTTCTTTCAATTGGAAACAAGAAAGTTATCAGCCTTCCAATAAATAAGGAAGTCAACGGTAAACTTCGCGAACGGGGGTATGAGGTAATCGAAGTGGAATTCGATGAAATCATTAAGTCCGGTGGATCATTCAGATGCTGTACGCTCCCGCTGCTGCGACAGTAA
- a CDS encoding ribonuclease J: protein MSSLLSIFALGGINEIGKNMYVLQYNEDLIIVDCGGKFPDESLLGIDLIIPDISYLEENRDNIRGLIVTHGHEDHIGGIPYLLKKMNIPVYATRFTLGMIELKLEEHRLMRDTTLMTIDESSNLQLGSIGVSFFSVSHSIPDCLGIVFHTPEGNVVHTGDFKFDLTPMNHQRSDLHKIADIGRNGVLVLLSESTNAERSGLTPSEKMVGEHLNEAFSKSDGKIFVSTFASNVNRVQQVVDAAILTNRKLALLGRSMVNVVGVAMERGYLDIPDGMLIEPREIDTLDPGKVAILCTGSQGEQMAALGRLSTGQYRDVSIHPGDTVILAASPIPGNEKAVSRIIDNLFQLGAYVIYGTGSTTGMHVSGHGYQEDLKLMLTLINPTYFIPIHGENRMLHHHRMLAESIGVEEGNTFIIKNGEVVDIENGLARQTRSVPSGDTYVDGVSVGDVGSIVLRDRKQLSEDGMIVIILTLNKSDHRILSGPDTITRGFVFVKNSERLIHELNALVEKVFSELPQEERRQWSIIKQSIKKAVGQYLFKHTKRKPMILPVIIEI, encoded by the coding sequence ATGAGCAGCTTACTTTCTATATTTGCCCTTGGCGGTATAAATGAAATCGGTAAAAACATGTATGTCTTGCAATACAACGAGGATTTAATAATAGTGGATTGCGGTGGGAAATTTCCTGATGAGAGCCTGCTTGGAATCGATCTGATTATCCCTGATATCTCATATCTTGAGGAAAACCGCGACAACATCAGGGGACTCATTGTGACGCATGGTCATGAAGATCATATCGGCGGGATTCCCTATCTCCTCAAGAAAATGAACATACCTGTTTATGCCACCAGATTTACTCTGGGCATGATCGAACTGAAACTAGAAGAACATCGATTGATGAGAGATACTACTTTGATGACAATTGATGAAAGCTCTAATCTGCAATTGGGGTCGATCGGTGTCTCTTTTTTCAGCGTGAGTCATAGTATACCTGATTGTCTAGGGATCGTATTTCATACCCCCGAAGGCAATGTTGTCCACACCGGGGACTTTAAATTCGATTTAACGCCTATGAATCATCAACGATCTGATTTGCACAAGATTGCAGATATAGGCCGTAACGGGGTACTTGTCCTGTTATCTGAAAGTACGAATGCTGAACGATCAGGATTGACCCCATCCGAGAAGATGGTCGGAGAGCATTTGAATGAAGCATTTAGTAAGTCCGACGGGAAAATATTCGTTTCTACCTTTGCCTCTAATGTTAATCGTGTTCAGCAGGTTGTGGACGCCGCTATACTGACAAACAGGAAACTGGCTCTTCTGGGACGGAGTATGGTGAATGTCGTTGGCGTTGCGATGGAACGAGGGTACTTGGACATTCCTGACGGTATGCTGATTGAACCCAGGGAGATTGATACTCTCGATCCAGGCAAGGTTGCCATTCTTTGTACTGGAAGTCAAGGGGAACAAATGGCTGCACTGGGGAGACTTTCAACAGGACAATATCGCGATGTGTCAATCCATCCTGGTGATACTGTCATACTCGCTGCTTCGCCGATTCCCGGAAATGAGAAAGCGGTGTCTAGAATCATCGACAATCTCTTTCAGTTGGGTGCATATGTTATATACGGTACCGGCAGCACTACCGGCATGCATGTTTCCGGACATGGCTACCAAGAAGACTTAAAATTAATGCTGACTTTAATCAATCCTACTTACTTCATCCCTATTCATGGGGAAAACAGGATGCTCCACCACCATCGCATGCTTGCGGAAAGCATTGGGGTTGAAGAAGGAAATACATTTATTATTAAAAACGGTGAAGTCGTAGATATAGAGAACGGTCTCGCAAGACAGACTCGGTCTGTCCCTTCAGGTGATACCTATGTTGATGGAGTAAGTGTAGGCGATGTAGGATCGATCGTGCTGAGAGACCGAAAACAGCTTTCAGAAGATGGGATGATTGTCATCATCCTTACCCTCAATAAGTCAGATCACAGGATACTTTCAGGGCCCGACACAATCACCCGTGGATTTGTATTTGTCAAAAACTCTGAAAGACTCATTCATGAGCTGAACGCGCTGGTTGAGAAAGTTTTCAGCGAACTCCCGCAAGAAGAGCGCCGGCAATGGAGTATCATCAAGCAAAGCATTAAGAAGGCCGTGGGTCAGTATCTCTTTAAACACACTAAAAGAAAACCTATGATCCTCCCTGTGATAATTGAAATATAA
- a CDS encoding LysE family transporter → MNSMITYFLLGISLAAPIGPVNAAQLDNGIRHGFFSAIVFGIGALMADVIYMLLVYLGIIKFLDMEFMKTFLWFFGCFVLTYTGIENVIKKEEFHFISEQRSRQVLSKSLSAGFLISISNPLTILFWLGIYGSVLAQTASKFTHDQLLLYSSAMIAGILLWDLTMASLASIAKNIFHTGFLKVISAASSLSMIGFGIYFGIQAVKALL, encoded by the coding sequence ATGAATTCGATGATTACATATTTTTTATTAGGTATTTCATTGGCTGCACCCATTGGCCCGGTCAATGCTGCCCAACTGGATAACGGGATCAGGCACGGGTTTTTCTCTGCGATTGTATTTGGCATCGGAGCACTTATGGCGGATGTTATATATATGCTATTGGTTTATCTGGGTATCATCAAATTTTTAGATATGGAATTCATGAAGACATTTTTATGGTTTTTTGGCTGTTTTGTTCTTACGTACACAGGAATTGAAAATGTGATAAAGAAAGAAGAGTTCCACTTTATAAGTGAGCAAAGAAGCAGGCAGGTACTTTCAAAATCGTTGAGTGCTGGATTTCTGATTTCCATTTCCAATCCATTGACCATCCTCTTCTGGCTTGGAATCTATGGGAGCGTACTTGCTCAGACTGCCAGCAAATTCACTCATGATCAATTACTTCTCTACAGTAGTGCCATGATCGCTGGCATTCTTTTATGGGACTTAACAATGGCAAGCTTAGCAAGTATTGCTAAAAATATATTTCACACGGGCTTTTTAAAGGTGATTTCGGCAGCATCCTCTTTATCAATGATAGGATTTGGCATTTATTTCGGCATACAGGCTGTCAAAGCATTGTTATAA